TAATGGCATACTTGCGGTAAATTTTGATGGGGAGATTCTTTGCTACAATCAAAAATTCACGGATATGTGGCAACTTCCCAAATCAATAACCATATCTAGAAAATGCAAACGAGCTAAGAGCTTTTTTGAGAGCCAAGTTAAAGATAGACAGCTTTTTCGCGATTGCGTGTGGGAAATGGAAATTCAATGCGCGAGCGAAAGATACGATTTACTAGAATTGAAAGATGGGAGAACCTTTGCACACTACTCGGAACCCCAGCGACTTGATGATAAAATTATCGGCAGAGTCTGGAGTATTTGGGACGTTACAGAATTCAAACGCACTGAAGCAGCACTGAAGCTGAACGAATCGAGATTTCGTACTTTGGCAGAAAACACCGATGCTAGTGTTTTCCTAATTCAAAACTCAAAGCTTTGCTACGTAAATCAGGCGGCGGAGGAACTCACAGGCTACACTAAAAAAGAACTGCTGAATAATTTTAATCTTGACCAATTAATTACAAGCAAAAAGCTCAGGCAAGTCAACAAGCTAGATCGTGCGGGTGCGTGTGAATACCAAGAAATGCAGATTGTCACCAAAAGTGGCTCACAACGCTGGCTAGCTTGTACTGTGGAAGTGATGGATGGATTACTTGATTTTTCTGGTAAGCCAGTAGAATTCGTCACAGCGATTGATATCACCGATTACAAAAGCGCAGAATCAGAAGTTCGGCAAGCTTTAGAACAAGCAAAAAAACTCAGCGAACTGAGAGAACGCTTTGTTTCTATGCTGTGTCATCAATTCCGCACACCACTGAATATTGTATCGTTTTCTTCTGACTTGCTCAAACGCCATCTCCACCAATGGAATGAAGAGAAAACCCGCTCTTATCTTGATTTAATTCAAAATGCTGTCCATGAAATCAGCCAACTGTTAGATGAGGTTTTGTTGTTTGGTAAAGCAGAAGCCGCAAAGTTAGAATGTAACCCTAGACCAGTTGACTTACAACAGTTTTGTCGTGATATTACAGCACAGATGCACTTAGCAACTGATAAGCAAACATCAATTGATTTTATCAGTCCAGGTGATTGCTCAACTGCTTATTTAGATCCGAAACTGCTGCATCATATTTTAACGAATTTACTCTCAAATGCAATTAAGTATTCTCCTGATGGAAGTACGGTTATTTTTGAGTTGCACTGTGAAGATGAAGAAGTAATTTTTCAAGTTAAAGATGCAGGGATTGGGATTCCCGTAGTAGATCGACAACAAATATTTGAAGCATTTTATCGCGGTAGCAATGTCGATAGTATCCCCGGCACTGGTTTGGGTTTATCGGTTGTCAAAACTCTAGTAGAGATACATAGAGGTCGAATTGCTGTTGAAAGTGATGTGGGTGCAGGCACTAAATTTACTGTCGTGTTGCCCAATAGAATTGCTGAGTCTTAAGTTTTGAATAAAAACTTTTACTCAGCACTAATTAAGTACTCGGCATAAAGAAAGAGTGTTTATTTTCTACTAAAAATTGTGGTAATTTAATTATGATGCAACAATCAGTCAAAAAAATTCTCGTAATTGAAGATAATGCAATCACCCGCAATCTCTTCTTAGACAGTCTGCAAGCTGAAGGTTTTGATACAATAGCTGCTCATAACGGTGTTACTGGCATCCAGCAAGCACAAGAGCATTCACCGGACTTGATAATTTGTGATATTATGATGCCGGATATGGATGGTTATGCAGTTCTCGCTGCGCTGCGGCAAGAGCCGATAACAGCGATTATTCCCTTCATTTTTCTGACTGGCAGCAACAGCACAGAAGATATGCGTAAAGGGATGGAATTGGGCGCAGATGACTATCTTACCAAACCGTGTACAGTAGAGCAATTGCTCAGAGCGATCGCTACCCGATTAGAAAAGCAAACTCAGATCCGCTACTGGTGTGCGATCAATTCTCATCAAATGTCAGCATCGTTACCAACACCAATAACTTCAACCGAAGAACCTCTTGAGTTCAGCTTTCCATCGGTTCCTCAACTCAAAGAAGTTTTTGATTATATCGAAGCTCATTATCAAGAAGGAATTACTTTGTGTGATGTAGCTCAAGCAGTTGGTTATTCCTCCGCTTACTTAACTAATCGAGTTGCAAAGAAGACGGGAGACACCGTAAATACTTGGATTGTTAAACGCAGAATGGCAGCCGCACGTTATTTACTTCAAAATACTGACCAAAGTATCGAGCAAATTGCTACAAGCCTCGGCTACCAGAATGCGTGTCATTTCTCCCGTCAGTTCCGTCAACACAACGAGATACCTCCCCAAACCTGGCGAAAAAAGCATCAATTTATACCGGAACATGTCGGCGCAGTTTAACTTTTTTGTCTCAACTGCTGTAGCAGTAATTGTACTCCTAAAGCGAACAAACCAAGAGTTACGATCGCAAATACCCCTGTTCCTAAGGTGAATACACCTATAACTAGGGTACGCACTGCGGAGGAGATTCTGATGGTTAATTGGTTTTGTGAATGGATGGGGTTCGTGGCGAAACTGATAGCGATCGCATTTAATAAAGAGTATGATGCGATCGCAAGTCCTCCAGAAATTATCGATCCAATTACAGAGCGTAATGGAGTCGCTGAATTTTTTTGTGTCTCTGGTTGTTGAATTAAATTTGGGTCACTCATAGGATTGGGAATTGGGAATGGGTAATTGGGAATTGGTAATTGGGAATTGGTAGTTGGGAATTGGGAATTGGTAGTTGGTAATTGGTAATTGGGAATTGGGAATTGGGAATTGGGAATTGGTAGTTGGTGATTGGTCATTCCCCATTACCCATTACCCATTACCCATTACCCATTCCCTATTCCGCGTATAATTGTATCAGCCCATGTTTTATCCTCTGCTTTTAATGGTGGTATTGGCTCTTGATTGTAATCAATAGTTAAATAAAATCTGGCACGCGCATATATTTGATTTAATAAAGGTTGCAAATCTAAAATCACTTCTCTATCTCCTGACTGCAAAGGTAACACGAAAGTAGGAATTTTTTCGCGAACGCTAAAGCCGTATAATTTAGCTTGCGGGCGAGTTTCACTTTGACTAACAACTATGCGATAATCTGTTGCTGGCACTTCTCCTAATAAAGACATTTGCCGACCATTTCTGAGTAAATCAATTTCTACTAAATGGGTCAGACTGGCTAAAACTTGTTTTCGCTTTCGTTCATAAGCTTTTCTTCCTTCACCCGCTCTTTTATTTTTAGGAGAGAGAATTTCAATTGTTGTGACAACAAATCCCGTGTCTATCTCTCGAATTTCTAAGTAACTTTCTGTGACATTTTCTGGTATGGGTATTGTCACCGTTACCCCATCTGTGGTAGAAACTTGTGTAGCTGTAGATGAATGCTCTTTCTGATTTGATTGTTGAGAAAAAATAGTCACATCAGGGACACCTACCAAGATAGAATTCTCTTCATCACTTAAATAAGTACGCTGCTCAATCGCAACTCGATATTGAGAAGGTATGTTTGGCTCAATCTCGTCGGCTATGACTGCGATTAACCGATGATGTACTTCTGACCAAAATACGGGATTTTCCAGATAAGGATTCATCCCTGGAAATGGAGAATTCATACGACTACGTTCTGTTAGGATACTATCTGAATTCCATGTGCGATCGCTTGAGTTACAAACAATTCTAAATCTTCGTTCTTCGTCGCACTCTTCACTTGCAGCTTAACTTCTTCTGCATGTTGTTGAGACTCACACAGCGCAAACACGCTAGGTCCAGAACCAGACATCATTGTACCCAAAACTCCGGAAGACGCAAAAGTTTCTCGCAACTGCAATACTTGCGGATAAGCTGGTAATACTACCTTTTCTAAATCATTATGCAGTTTTTGGGCGATTTCTTTGGCATCTTGAAGCAAAATGGCTTTTACCATTTCTCCTGAGTGTACCGCTGACGCACGAATTGCCAAATTATCGCTATCTCTAATGTAAGAATCACCAAACTCTTGTCGATAGCTTTTATAAGCCCAAGGAGTAGAAACTTCTAAGCTTTTGTATTTACCCAATACTATATATATATTATTTAAACTTGGCAAAGGGGAAAGTTGTTCACCTCTACCTGTAGCGATCGCTGTTCCACCCGCAACGCAGAATGGTACATCTGAACCTAAAGTAGCTCCCAGTTCTTCTAATTCTGACCGAGTTAGTCCCAACTTCCACAATAAATTAATTCCTACCAAAACCGCTGCTGCATTCGTCGAACCCCCAGCTAAACCCGCAGCTACAGGAATGCGCTTGGTGATGGTGATTTCTACACCTCCGTATTGAGCAAAGGAGTTAGGAAATTCCGTTGCCATTAATTCGGCTGCTCGGTATGCCAGATTACTTCTGTCTAACGGTACTTGCGGATGGTTGCAATGAACGCGAATCGTGTCAGTGCTGATGGAATGCAACTCAATTTCGTCTGCCAAGTCGATACTTTGCAGTATCATAGCTAACTCGTGGTAGTGATCTGGGCGATCGCCTATAATTTCTAGGTATAAGTTGATTTTAGCCGGAGCAATTAAGGTGTAATGCATGTTGAGAGTGGGGAGTGGGTAGTGGGGGAAGCGTGGTGTGGGGGAAGCGTGGTGTGGGGAGTTTATCTTGATTTTTAATTGCTCACTCCTCACTTTTGACTCTTAACTTTTAATTCCTCACTCCGTTTTTTGTAACTCTTCACTTTTAACTTGTAACTGATTTGCTAAAGCTACCCATTGAGAGACGCTAAGTTCTTCAGCACGAGCTTGAGGATTTATTTCTAATTTTTCTAGTAATTGTGTCAGGCTGGTGCGTTCTACAATCGATTGCAAATTATTTCTTAACATTTTGCGCTTTTCTCCAAATCCTAACTTTACCAAAGTTTCCAATCGTCGCGGGTCATTTGCTGGTAATTCTATTTGGTAGGGAACTAACCGCACAACTGCTGAATCTACTTTTGGGGGTGGGGAAAATGCGGCTGCGGGTACTGGACAAATTAACTTACACTCAGCTAAATATTGTACCCGCACGCTTAATGCTCCAAAGGCTTTTGAGCCTGGTTTAGCATATAATCTTTCTGCTACTTCTTTTTGTACTAATAGTACTATTGAATCAAATGGTTGAGGATTTGGTTTGGCGATGGTACCAAGTAGCTTTTCTATAATAGGTCCGGTGATGTTGTAAGGAATATTAGCAACAACTTTATTAGGGTTTTGAAAAGCTTCAAAAGCTGCAAGATGAGATGGTAAATCTAAAGTGAGAAAATCTCCTTGCAGAAGTAAGAAATTATCACTTTTACCGAGTTGCTTGACTAATAATTTGCACAAGTCGCGGTCAATTTCTACTGCAACTAAAGATTTGACGTTTGGTAATAAACGACGAGTGAGAATGCCGGTACCAGGTCCAATTTCCAGAATGCGATCGCTTTGGTTACATTCAGCTGCTTCTACTATCGCACTTAGTGCTTTTTCACTTTTCAGCCAATGCTGGGCAAAGTTCTTGCGCGGTCGTATCATCTATATTGCCTCCTAAATTCAATGTTTTAGCCTTTGCCTTATTTCTTGACTTTTTAAATATAATATGATAATGAAGATGGAATTATCGGGTTTGTAATCATAAAAGCGATCGCTTAATTATCCACTCTTCGATGCACCTTTGAACTCAAAGCCTCAAACTATAGACAAGTCCTTCAAAATTCTTTATTACCATGACAGATATTACCGTAAACTTCAACTCCATCATTACACTCACAGACGACGACTTTTATCAACTATGTCGGAAAAACCCTGATGTCAAATTTGAACGCAATGCCAAAGGAGAATTACTTATAATGTCACCCACCGGAGGAGAAACAGGAAACTGTAACTCAGAAATTAATGCAGATTTTGTTTTTTGGAATCGTCAAAATAAACTAGGTAAAGTTTTTGATTCTTCCACCTGCTTTAAACTACCCAACGGTGCAAATCGTTCCCCCGATGTTTCTTGGATACGACAAGATAGATGGGATGCACTCACCCCAGAACAGCAAGAAAAATTTCCGCCAATTGCCCCAGATTTCGTTTTAGAGTTAATGTCACCGACTGATAGATTGCAAGAAACACAATCTAAAATGCAAGAATATATAGATAACAAAGTGAAGCTTGGCTGGCTAATTAACCGCAAAGCACGTCAAGTTGAAATTTATCGTCAAGGACAACCAGTAGAAATACTCGAATCTCCAAAAACATTATCAGGAGAAGATGTTTTACCAGGTTTTATTCTAGATATGCAAATAGTCTGGAATTAAATTAAATATAATGTAGTAAGGGCTTCAGGCTTTAAAATACTTTTGAGCGGTAAACCGCTCACTACTTTCCCCTTTCCCCCTCTTTTTCATTAGCAAGTTTTCACCTGAGTAACAGGAATCTCAATTACAAATTCTGCACCTTGTCCAAGTATTGAGTGACAAGATAATTTACCACCATGTTTATCTACCACAATTTGATAACTTATAGATAGTCCTAATCCTGTACCTTTACCTACATCTTTCGTAGTAAAGAAAGGGTCAAAAAGTTTTGAAAGTATTTCTGGTGGAATGCCTTGACCATTATCTGCGATTCTGATTACTATCCAGTTGGAATTAACGACTTCAGTACTAATGCAAATCTGTGGATTAATTTTTTGTTTTTTCTTCTTGACAAATGACTCTTCTAACGCATCTATAGAATTGGCAAAGATATTCATAAATACCTGATTTAGTTGACCGGGATAGCACTCAACAGCGGGAAGTTTGCCATACTCTTTAATAACCGAGATTTGTGGATGTTCTGGTTTAGCTTTCAGACGGTTGTGCAAAATCATCAGCGTACTTTCGATTCCCTCATGGATGTTTACTTGCTTAAATTCAGCCTCATCCAAACGAGAAAAATTCCGCAGTGACAAAACGATTTCACGGATGCGCTGAGTTCCGACTCGCATCGACTGAAGAAGTTTCATTAAATCTTCTTTGATAAAATCAAAGTCAATGTCTTCGATTTTTTCTTCAATTTCTTCTGGTGGATTGGGGTAGTATTGTTGATAAAGTTCTACTAGTTGCAGCAAATCTTCGGAGTATTCACAGGCAGGAGTCAGATTAGCATGAATAAAGTTAACCGGATTGTTAATTTCATGAGCGACACCTGCAACCATATTACCCAACGAAGACATTTTCTCACTTTGGATGAGTTGAGCTTGGGTGCGTTGCAATTGGTTTAAAGTGTTTTCTAAATACTCAGCCTGTTGTTGCAATTTAATTTCTGCTTCTTTACGAACGGTGATATCAGTTGCCACACCAAGAAGTTGTTTTACTTCACCGTCAGCATTACGGCTGAAAGACGTGTCTCGACTGTAAACCCAATGCCATTTTCCATTTGCATCTTTCATTCGATACTCAACCTCAAAAATCTCGCCATCAACAGCGCTAGGAAATTTTTGGTGATAGGTTATGACTTTTTCCCAATCGTCTGGATGAAGAGTATTGGGAAGAAATTCTGCTCCCATTTCTTGAACTTCTTCAATTGAGTAGCCGAGAATTTGAGCTATTTCATGATTCGCGTATATATTGCGTTGTTCTTCTAAGTCGTAGATATAAATAGTATTAGGAATCGAGTCAGTAATACGTTGAATGAAATGCTGGCTAGCTTTAAGTGCTTCTTCTGCTTTTTGCCGTTCTTGTTCGGTTCGCTTGCGTTCTGTGATATTAGTTGCTGTGATAATGAGTTGATAAATTTGTGAGTTACTGTCTTTTAGAGGTGTGACACTCAACAGCCACCATGTAGTTTCACCTTCAATAGAGAAATGTTCTTCAAATAAAGTGCTTTTGCCAGACTTGACACATTCGCTGTAACGCTGACGATAAAGATTTGCCATTTCGGTAGGTAGTGCTTCAGCAATGGTTTTCCCTAAAAGATTGGACATCGTTACGGGACTAGTTTTTGCCATCGCTGGATTAAAGTTGATATAGCGAAACTCTGCACCATCATCCAAAACATCCATGACAAAGATGCCATAGTCTACACCTTCCCAAATGCTTTGTAAAAACTCTGCTTGCTGTTGAAGTTGTTGTTCTGCTTTTTGGCGATCGCGCAATGCAGTTTGCTCTTCGGTGACATTTCTGACAATCAAAATGATATTATTGTTAGTAAAGGGAACGAATCGCCCCTCAAAGTATTCTTCACCGTTGGGCATTAATAGCGAATACTCTACACTCACTAAAGATAAAGTTTCTTGAACTTGGACAATTGCTTGCTGCATCTTTTCTCCAACTTCTGGAGGAAGAACTTCTACCATCCGCTTTCCTAAAAATACCTCTGGTGGAACATACAGTTCAGGATTTTGAAAGCTAGCTTTGTAATCTAAAATAGTGCTATCCTCAGCCAATCGAAAGAATAAGTCAGGAAAGGCATTGAGCATAGCTTCTAATTCTGAAGTTTTCTGATGTAAGGCTGCTGTACGTTCCTGGAATTTAACTTCTAACTCTTCATTCAAAAGTTGCAGCGCTACTTCGGCACGTTGGCGATCGCTAACATCAATTATGCAGCCATCCCAAAGAATCGAGCCATCTGATTGTGGTTCTGGTCTAGAAATTCCTTTCAACCATTTTTGCTTCCCAGAAGGTGTGATAGTTAGCCATTCATATTCCCAGTTTTCTAAGGTTTGAGTGGAGATGGCAATTGTTTCCAGTAAACCTGGAAGGTCTTCAGGATGAACCACTTCAAATAACAATTGTGGATTTTGGTACACTTGTGAAGGTTCCAGTTCATAGATTTCTCGACATCCAGAAGAAACATAAGGAAACGATACAGTGCCATCACTGAAAAGCTGAAATTGATAAATTATCCCTGGTACATTGTCTGCCAAGCGTGCAAACCAGGCTTCGCTCTTACATACAGGTACTTCTTTTTGCGATTGCAACTGAGAAACTATCTGACGCAGTTCTACCAATTCTTGTTGAAGAGATTCATAAGTACTTTTATCTACGGTGATGGAATTGCAAGCCATAATCTCATCAGTTGCTAGCTAGGGGTTTGAAGTAGACTTCAGTATGTATGTTTCCCTATTTAGCTTGTGAAAATAACATTGTCGCCGTTACGTGCGCGATCGCCTTAATTTCCACCAAAATTAACTCATACCATCTCGATAATTTATGCGGATTTTATACTAGCAACACTGAAGTTGATAAAACAATCCAGTGACAAAATTATGAATACAAATAAAAAATATATTATCCCTTTTATTGTTGTAGCGATCGCCGCCAGCATCAGCAGTTGTAATTCTAACCAAGCTTCTCAAAATCTCGACCAAACCGCTACAGCAGCCACAACAATACCAACCAACAGTCCTTCATCCCAAATTCCCACCCAGGCTCAACTGCGAGCTAAATCGAGCCTCGAGCAGCCTTTTTCTTATGAACCCTTTACTGAAAATACCGCTTCGTCAACTTCTCAAGCTGCTACTGATAAGACTATTAACCTCACCCTATACACAAGTGATAGCGAATGTCAAGAACTGATTCCGAATACAGTTTCAGTGCCAGCATCAGAACCTGCAACCGGTATTGTGAGTAAAATCATAGAGCAACAAGATACAGGCGACTTTAATTTATCTGGTTATCGTGTCAGTGTAAAAAATAGGATTGCCACCGTAGATTTACGAATATCCCCTGATTCCAAACGGCAGTTAGTTTCTCTTTCGCAATGCGAGCAGTTTGCTTTATTTGGCAGCCTCCGCAAAAGTTTGACAAGTAATGCTCAATTGAATATTAAACAGGTTCGCTTCACCTCTAGAGGTAAGAAAATTATTCTTTAATTGTGAGTATTGAGTTAGGAGTTGTAGAGACGCGAAATTTCGCGTCTGTACTTAGGAGTTGTAGAGACGCGAAATTTCGCGTCTGTACAGGAGTTAGGAGCGATCGCCTACATCCACATTTTCTCTGCGCTTTTCACTGTTTAGCGCAAGTAGGAACAGACACACTAGCAGTAGCCTCAGGTGCTGAAGAAATAAGCGTTACCTCCCCTTTACCGTTAAACACCCAACCAGTAGCAGGCACAATTTCCACAGCTTTCGGTATGCTTAGTTTAGCCGCAGATGTCCGAGATTGTTGTGCAGTAGTCGCGATTAGGCGAGAATCAGTCCAAACAACGTCACTGCTAAGAAAATCGTCAGGACTGGGAGGTAAACCACCGCGTCCGGTGACGAGGAAGGTGCTACCATTTTTGTCAAAGGCTGCACAGCTAGAGTCAACCAGCCTTGGAGTATTTACTATTAGTGCGGGCAGTTGCAATAATCCCCTGTTGGGGTCAACATTTAGGTTGTTGATTTGTATACTACCTTGTACCCCAAGTTCAGAACTAGCAGTAATGTCACTTAACTCAGTTATGCGTGGACGAGACTCAATGCCATAAATGCCACTTGTTGTAATATCAACCTTGCCACCCTGTCCGCGAAAAGCATTAGCGGAAATGTCGCTGTTTTCATTAGGTACGGCAACGATGAAGCCCGACGGAGAATTGATGGTGATATTACCACCGTCTCCACCTTGTTGTGCAGTACCTGCGTTAGTAGAGATTTGACTGCCACGACGCAGCAGCAATAAGTCTCCTACTTGTAAGTTGATATTGCCACCATTACCCGATTGAGATTTTGCAATCAACCCTCCTTGATTGTCCAAGTTAATTTTTGGAGAGGTAACTATAATATCTCCTGCCCTTCCTGCACTTTCTGATTGAACGAGTATACCACTGACATTGGAAGATGTAACTCCAATTTCTCCGGGAATTTGTGTATTTGCATCAATAAAAGTGTTGCTTCTATTGGAACCAGTCCCAGAAATTGTTACAGAGTCAGCGGCATTAATATTAATCGTGCCCGCATTTCCTTGCCCAAGAGTACCGGCAGTTAATATAGCACCATTACTTAAGGACAGATTTTTTGTAGTAATGTTGATATCGTCAGCATTACCTATTCCACCTGGAAGGACAAGGCTGTATGCACCACTTATCCGCTGATTGCTACCAATGCCATCAAAAGTGACAAAATCAGTGGCATTAATATTTATACTACCTGCATCTCCTCTACCATTGGTATCAGTAGCTAAACGAGCGCCATTTTTGACTGTGAGCGATCGCGTCTTGATATTAATATTGCCTCCCCTACTAGGTTCTGCTGTTGCGACTTCG
The window above is part of the Tolypothrix sp. NIES-4075 genome. Proteins encoded here:
- a CDS encoding scytonemin biosynthesis sensor histidine kinase, whose product is MNLGDYKLVPSNSKLASMPQELQLAHLLINQVGDAAFCLQENSEFLYVNDATCRITEYSREELLRMRLQDVDVDFLPEVWLEQWRSLKSQGSLCLKSRYRTKKGQMFLMGITLTYIEHQGKQIACAIASDRSQEIVEFSMQQYAEKSKDANIELHQEVSAQYQQKEEELKTSVNLLRSTLESTANGILAVNFDGEILCYNQKFTDMWQLPKSITISRKCKRAKSFFESQVKDRQLFRDCVWEMEIQCASERYDLLELKDGRTFAHYSEPQRLDDKIIGRVWSIWDVTEFKRTEAALKLNESRFRTLAENTDASVFLIQNSKLCYVNQAAEELTGYTKKELLNNFNLDQLITSKKLRQVNKLDRAGACEYQEMQIVTKSGSQRWLACTVEVMDGLLDFSGKPVEFVTAIDITDYKSAESEVRQALEQAKKLSELRERFVSMLCHQFRTPLNIVSFSSDLLKRHLHQWNEEKTRSYLDLIQNAVHEISQLLDEVLLFGKAEAAKLECNPRPVDLQQFCRDITAQMHLATDKQTSIDFISPGDCSTAYLDPKLLHHILTNLLSNAIKYSPDGSTVIFELHCEDEEVIFQVKDAGIGIPVVDRQQIFEAFYRGSNVDSIPGTGLGLSVVKTLVEIHRGRIAVESDVGAGTKFTVVLPNRIAES
- a CDS encoding response regulator transcription factor; this encodes MMQQSVKKILVIEDNAITRNLFLDSLQAEGFDTIAAHNGVTGIQQAQEHSPDLIICDIMMPDMDGYAVLAALRQEPITAIIPFIFLTGSNSTEDMRKGMELGADDYLTKPCTVEQLLRAIATRLEKQTQIRYWCAINSHQMSASLPTPITSTEEPLEFSFPSVPQLKEVFDYIEAHYQEGITLCDVAQAVGYSSAYLTNRVAKKTGDTVNTWIVKRRMAAARYLLQNTDQSIEQIATSLGYQNACHFSRQFRQHNEIPPQTWRKKHQFIPEHVGAV
- a CDS encoding DUF3082 domain-containing protein — its product is MSDPNLIQQPETQKNSATPLRSVIGSIISGGLAIASYSLLNAIAISFATNPIHSQNQLTIRISSAVRTLVIGVFTLGTGVFAIVTLGLFALGVQLLLQQLRQKS
- a CDS encoding DUF4058 family protein, whose protein sequence is MNSPFPGMNPYLENPVFWSEVHHRLIAVIADEIEPNIPSQYRVAIEQRTYLSDEENSILVGVPDVTIFSQQSNQKEHSSTATQVSTTDGVTVTIPIPENVTESYLEIREIDTGFVVTTIEILSPKNKRAGEGRKAYERKRKQVLASLTHLVEIDLLRNGRQMSLLGEVPATDYRIVVSQSETRPQAKLYGFSVREKIPTFVLPLQSGDREVILDLQPLLNQIYARARFYLTIDYNQEPIPPLKAEDKTWADTIIRGIGNG
- the ispE gene encoding 4-(cytidine 5'-diphospho)-2-C-methyl-D-erythritol kinase; the protein is MHYTLIAPAKINLYLEIIGDRPDHYHELAMILQSIDLADEIELHSISTDTIRVHCNHPQVPLDRSNLAYRAAELMATEFPNSFAQYGGVEITITKRIPVAAGLAGGSTNAAAVLVGINLLWKLGLTRSELEELGATLGSDVPFCVAGGTAIATGRGEQLSPLPSLNNIYIVLGKYKSLEVSTPWAYKSYRQEFGDSYIRDSDNLAIRASAVHSGEMVKAILLQDAKEIAQKLHNDLEKVVLPAYPQVLQLRETFASSGVLGTMMSGSGPSVFALCESQQHAEEVKLQVKSATKNEDLELFVTQAIAHGIQIVS
- the rsmA gene encoding 16S rRNA (adenine(1518)-N(6)/adenine(1519)-N(6))-dimethyltransferase RsmA, whose amino-acid sequence is MIRPRKNFAQHWLKSEKALSAIVEAAECNQSDRILEIGPGTGILTRRLLPNVKSLVAVEIDRDLCKLLVKQLGKSDNFLLLQGDFLTLDLPSHLAAFEAFQNPNKVVANIPYNITGPIIEKLLGTIAKPNPQPFDSIVLLVQKEVAERLYAKPGSKAFGALSVRVQYLAECKLICPVPAAAFSPPPKVDSAVVRLVPYQIELPANDPRRLETLVKLGFGEKRKMLRNNLQSIVERTSLTQLLEKLEINPQARAEELSVSQWVALANQLQVKSEELQKTE
- a CDS encoding Uma2 family endonuclease, which encodes MTDITVNFNSIITLTDDDFYQLCRKNPDVKFERNAKGELLIMSPTGGETGNCNSEINADFVFWNRQNKLGKVFDSSTCFKLPNGANRSPDVSWIRQDRWDALTPEQQEKFPPIAPDFVLELMSPTDRLQETQSKMQEYIDNKVKLGWLINRKARQVEIYRQGQPVEILESPKTLSGEDVLPGFILDMQIVWN
- a CDS encoding PAS domain S-box protein; the protein is MACNSITVDKSTYESLQQELVELRQIVSQLQSQKEVPVCKSEAWFARLADNVPGIIYQFQLFSDGTVSFPYVSSGCREIYELEPSQVYQNPQLLFEVVHPEDLPGLLETIAISTQTLENWEYEWLTITPSGKQKWLKGISRPEPQSDGSILWDGCIIDVSDRQRAEVALQLLNEELEVKFQERTAALHQKTSELEAMLNAFPDLFFRLAEDSTILDYKASFQNPELYVPPEVFLGKRMVEVLPPEVGEKMQQAIVQVQETLSLVSVEYSLLMPNGEEYFEGRFVPFTNNNIILIVRNVTEEQTALRDRQKAEQQLQQQAEFLQSIWEGVDYGIFVMDVLDDGAEFRYINFNPAMAKTSPVTMSNLLGKTIAEALPTEMANLYRQRYSECVKSGKSTLFEEHFSIEGETTWWLLSVTPLKDSNSQIYQLIITATNITERKRTEQERQKAEEALKASQHFIQRITDSIPNTIYIYDLEEQRNIYANHEIAQILGYSIEEVQEMGAEFLPNTLHPDDWEKVITYHQKFPSAVDGEIFEVEYRMKDANGKWHWVYSRDTSFSRNADGEVKQLLGVATDITVRKEAEIKLQQQAEYLENTLNQLQRTQAQLIQSEKMSSLGNMVAGVAHEINNPVNFIHANLTPACEYSEDLLQLVELYQQYYPNPPEEIEEKIEDIDFDFIKEDLMKLLQSMRVGTQRIREIVLSLRNFSRLDEAEFKQVNIHEGIESTLMILHNRLKAKPEHPQISVIKEYGKLPAVECYPGQLNQVFMNIFANSIDALEESFVKKKKQKINPQICISTEVVNSNWIVIRIADNGQGIPPEILSKLFDPFFTTKDVGKGTGLGLSISYQIVVDKHGGKLSCHSILGQGAEFVIEIPVTQVKTC
- a CDS encoding sporulation/spore germination protein, which translates into the protein MNTNKKYIIPFIVVAIAASISSCNSNQASQNLDQTATAATTIPTNSPSSQIPTQAQLRAKSSLEQPFSYEPFTENTASSTSQAATDKTINLTLYTSDSECQELIPNTVSVPASEPATGIVSKIIEQQDTGDFNLSGYRVSVKNRIATVDLRISPDSKRQLVSLSQCEQFALFGSLRKSLTSNAQLNIKQVRFTSRGKKIIL